Proteins from one Juglans microcarpa x Juglans regia isolate MS1-56 chromosome 1S, Jm3101_v1.0, whole genome shotgun sequence genomic window:
- the LOC121247077 gene encoding uncharacterized protein LOC121247077, whose translation MSRDLGRGGGGARNTRASSDPSGAGNSTRRNSPFVADRAFENSFGGEAGFCTSKKKDFQRMPEDCIPKYSPLRQKLGNTYKQERLSHGLEDDFSNVRKSWQGLNSPAGVGSRSNQSKFLVTSESVHSGSEDSVAWRIQSGQMLGCETADGIKSHDELSNLRISGQQSEAQLPYKSAKKDGPSPRKFPKSPSGCDNSEYSEHSAALHAFDICPPRASTSVVLKPPLLVKNRNRRNEIKRSMEGQTGTVLRSGMVLLKSHISSSDQVKIVKICRDLGLGPGGFYQPGYRDGAKLHLKMMCLGKNWDPETRKYEDHRPFDGTKPPLIPAEFSELVEKAINDSHSVIWNNSKASNVENILPRMSPNICIVNFYSENGRLGLHQDRDESEESLHNGLPVVSFSIGDSADFLYGDQRDVGNAEKVLLESGDVLIFGGKSRHIFHGVTAIHPNTAPKHLLEETNIQSGRLNLTFRES comes from the exons ATGAGTCGCGATCTTGGCCGTGGCGGCGGCGGAGCTAGGAACACCAGAGCCTCCTCAGATCCCAGCGGGGCCGGTAATTCCACGCGTCGGAACAGCCCT TTTGTAGCAGACCGAGCTTTTGAGAACTCTTTTGGTGGTGAAGCTGGATTTTGCACaagcaaaaagaaagattttcaGCGGATGCCAGAGGATTGTATTCCAAAGTACTCTCCGCTTAGACAAAAATTAGGTAACACATATAAGCAAGAGCGCCTTTCACatggtttggaagatgatttctCTAATGTTAGAAAATCTTGGCAAGGACTAAATTCACCAGCTGGTGTGGGAAGTAGATCAAACCAATCAAAGTTCTTGGTTACTTCAGAATCAGTGCATTCAGGTTCTGAGGACTCTGTTGCCTGGAGAATTCAGTCTGGGCAAATGTTGGGTTGCGAAACCGCTGATGGTATAAAATCACATGATGAACTGTCCAACTTGAGAATTTCAGGCCAGCAGAGTGAGGCTCAGCTGCCCTACAAATCTGCTAAAAAAGATGGGCCTTCCCCAAGGAAGTTTCCAAAAAGTCCATCAGGCTGTGATAATTCAGAGTATTCCGAACACTCTGCAGCTCTTCACGCTTTCGATATCTGCCCACCCAGAGCAAGTACTTCTGTTGTGCTCAAACCACCTTTACTTGTAAAGAATAGAAACAGGCGGAATGAAATCAAGCGCTCCATGGAAGGGCAAACTGGCACTGTGCTGAGGTCTGGAATGGTTCTTTTAAAGAGTCACATCTCCTCCTCTGATCAGgtcaaaatagtaaaaatatgcCGAGACCTTGGTCTGGGTCCTGGAGGTTTCTACCAACCAGGTTACCGTGATGGAGCAAAACTGCATTTGAAGATGATGTGCCTTGGTAAGAATTGGGATCCTGAGACAAGGAAATATGAAGACCACCGGCCATTTGATGGCACTAAACCACCCCTTATACCTGCTGAATTCTCTGAGTTGGTTGAAAAAGCGATCAATGATTCCCATTCTGTCATTTGGAATAATTCTAAAGCAAGCAATGTAGAAAACATACTTCCCCGGATGTCGCCTAACATTTGTATTGTAAACTTTTACTCAGAAAATGGCCGGTTGGGTCTCCATCAG GATCGTGATGAAAGTGAAGAAAGTCTGCATAACGGCTTACCTGTGGTCTCTTTTTCCATTGGTGACTCGGCAGACTTCTTATATGGCGATCAGAGGGACGTTGGTAATGCAGAGAAGGTTTTGTTGGAATCGGGAGATGTTCTTATATTTGGTGGGAAATCTAGGCATATTTTTCATGGTGTTACAGCCATTCACCCAAACACTGCACCGAAACATTTGCTGGAGGAAACAAATATCCAATCCGGCCGGTTGAATCTTACTTTCAGAGAAAGTTGA
- the LOC121247078 gene encoding 25.3 kDa vesicle transport protein codes for MVKLTMIARVTDGLPLAEGLDDDRNLKDAEFYKQQVKALFKNLSRGQNEPSRMSIETGPYIFHYIIEGRVCYLTMCDRAYPKKLAFQYLEDLKNEFEHVNGAQIETAARPYAFIKFDTFIQKTKKLYQDTRTQRNIAKLNDELYEVHQIMTRNVQEVLGVGEKLDQVSEMSSRLTSESRIYADKARDLNRQALIRKWAPVAIVFGVVFLLFWVKTKIW; via the exons ATGGTGAAGTTGACGATGATTGCCCGTGTTACTGATGGTCTTCCACTAGCAGAGGGACTGGATGATGACCGCAATTTAAAAGACGCTGAATTCTACAAACAGCAAGTCAAGGCTCTGTTTAAAAATCTCTCAAGAGGTCAGAATGAGCCTTCAAGGATGTCAATTGAAACCGGCCCTTATATTTTCCA CTATATTATTGAAGGACGCGTTTGTTACTTGACAATGTGCGACCGTGCTTATCCTAAGAAACTTGCCTTTCAATACCTTGAAGACCTCAAGAACGAATTTGAGCATGTCAACGGGGCTCAAATTGAAACTGCTGCCAGACCATATGCTTTCATCAAATTTG ATACCTTCATACAGAAAACGAAGAAATTGTATCAGGACACCCGTACCCAGCGGAATATAGCAAAGTTGAATGATGAACTCTATGAAGTGCACCAAATAATGACTCGCAATGTTCAGGAAGTTCTTGGTGTTGGTGAAAAGTTGGACC AGGTCAGTGAAATGTCTAGTCGATTGACATCAGAATCTCGTATATATGCTGATAAGGCAAGAGACTTAAATCGACAG GCATTGATTCGGAAATGGGCCCCGGTTGCCATTGTGTTTGGAGTTGTCTTCCTTCTCTTCTGGGTCAAAACAAAGATCTGGTGA